The following coding sequences lie in one Rhinolophus ferrumequinum isolate MPI-CBG mRhiFer1 chromosome 16, mRhiFer1_v1.p, whole genome shotgun sequence genomic window:
- the ADRA2A gene encoding alpha-2A adrenergic receptor, producing the protein MFRQEQPLAEGSFVPMGSLQPDAGNASWNGTEEPGGGAQATPYSLQVTLTLVCLAGLLMLLTVFGNVLVIIAVFTSRALKAPQNLFLVSLASADILVATLVIPFSLANEVMGYWYFGKAWCEIYLALDVLFCTSSIVHLCAISLDRYWSITQAIEYNLKRTPRRIKAIIVTVWVISAVISFPPLISIEKKGGSGGQQQAEPRCEINDQKWYVISSCIGSFFAPCLIMILVYVRIYQIAKRRTRVPPSRRGPDAVPPGGAQRRPNGLGPERGVGPVGAEAEPLPAQLNGAPGEPTPAGPRDADALDLEESSSSEHAERPPGTRKSERGPRAKGKARASQVKPGDSLPRRGPGAAGPGAPAAGSGEERGGGAKASRWRGRQNREKRFTFVLAVVIGVFVVCWFPFFFTYTLTAVGCSVPRTLFKFFFWFGYCNSSLNPVIYTIFNHDFRRAFKKILCRGDRKRIV; encoded by the coding sequence ATGTTCCGCCAGGAGCAGCCGCTGGCCGAGGGCAGCTTCGTGCCCATGGGCTCCCTGCAGCCGGACGCGGGCAACGCGAGCTGGAATGGGACCGAGGAGCCGGGGGGCGGTGCCCAGGCCACCCCCTACTCCCTGCAGGTGACGCTGACGCTCGTGTGCCTGGCCGGCCTGCTCATGCTGCTCACCGTGTTTGGCAACGTGCTGGTCATCATCGCCGTGTTCACAAGCCGTGCGCTCAAGGCGCCCCAGAACCTCTTCCTGGTTTCTTTGGCCTCGGCCGACATCCTGGTGGCCACGCTCGTCATCCCTTTCTCGTTGGCCAACGAGGTCATGGGCTACTGGTACTTTGGCAAGGCGTGGTGCGAGATCTACCTGGCGCTCGACGTGCTCTTCTGCACCTCGTCCATCGTGCACCTGTGCGCCATCAGCCTGGATCGCTACTGGTCCATCACGCAGGCCATCGAATACAACCTGAAGCGCACGCCACGCCGCATCAAGGCTATCATCGTCACCGTGTGGGTCATCTCCGCCGTCATCTCCTTCCCGCCGCTCATCTCCATCGAGAAGAAGGGCGGCAGCGGCGGCCAGCAGCAGGCCGAGCCGCGCTGCGAGATCAACGACCAGAAGTGGTACGTCATCTCGTCGTGCATCGGCTCCTTCTTCGCGCCCTGCCTCATCATGATCCTGGTCTATGTGCGTATCTACCAGATCGCCAAACGCCGCACCCGCGTGCCTCCTAGCCGCCGGGGCCCGGACGCAGTGCCGCCGGGGGGCGCCCAGCGCAGGCCCAATGGCCTGGGCCCCGAGCGCGGCGTGGGCCCCGTGGGAGCCGAGGCAGAACCGCTGCCCGCCCAGCTCAACGGTGCCCCTGGGGAGCCCACGCCGGCTGGGCCGCGCGACGCGGACGCACTGGACCTGGAAGAGAGCTCGTCGTCCGAGCACGCCGAGCGGCCTCCCGGGACCCGCAAGTCTGAGCGCGGCCCCCGGGCCAAGGGCAAGGCCCGGGCGAGCCAGGTGAAGCCGGGGGACAGCCTGCCACGGCGCGGGCCTGGGGCGGCAGGGCCCGGGGCGCCGGCGGCTGGGTCCGGGGAGGAGCGCGGCGGGGGCGCCAAGGCGTCGCGCTGGCGCGGGCGGCAGAACCGCGAAAAGCGCTTCACGTTCGTGCTGGCCGTGGTCATCGGCGTGTTCGTGGTGTGctggtttcctttcttcttcacctACACGCTCACGGCCGTCGGCTGCTCCGTGCCGCGCACACTCTTCAAGTTCTTCTTCTGGTTCGGCTACTGCAACAGCTCGCTGAACCCGGTCATTTACACCATCTTCAACCACGACTTCCGCCGCGCCTTCAAGAAGATCCTCTGCCGCGGGGACAGGAAGCGGATCGTGTGA
- the LOC117036333 gene encoding serine/arginine repetitive matrix protein 1-like, whose protein sequence is MRTLRVDASPDSYQGSPTPFPPRTQLDGGTPGCLRLSALRARSCSSNSQQGPLPTPGTRSLNPALKAPAFLKGTSRQGGRQCSPESLAGRGRWTRRGEVQGAGEGRLPTWGLTPAARQRRLDPGAIKPVHGERGGAAAAPASVQTASSRRVAARPPPAPAPLSPALLPQLTLPWDPSLSGCAQRPQSTGPTPKRPSDSARAPGGPIAHPPRPA, encoded by the coding sequence ATGCGAACCTTACGGGTGGATGCTTCTCCAGATTCATATCAGGGGTCTCCAACCCCCTTTCCTCCCAGGACTCAGCTCGATGGTGGCACTCCCGGGTGCCTGCGGCTTTCTGCTTTGCGGGCCCGTAGCTGCTCGTCCAATTCCCAGCAGGGGCCGCTTCCCACTCCCGGGACACGCTCTTTAAACCCCGCGCTCAAGGCACCCGCCTTTCTAAAGGGCACGTCccggcagggaggcaggcagtgcTCCCCTGAGTCCCTCGCGGGGCGCGGGCGCTGGACCCGCAGAGGGGAGGTGCAAGGGGCGGGGGAGGGTCGGCTTCCCACGTGGGGGCTGACGCCGGCTGCTCGGCAACGCCGGCTTGATCCCGGGGCTATAAAACCGGTCCACGGTGAGCGCGGCGGAGCAGCGGCAGCTCCGGCTTCAGTGCAGACGGCCAGCAGCCGGCGCGTTGCCGCCCGGCCACCCCCAGCACCTGCTCCCCTCAGCCCTGCACTCCTGCCCCAACTCACGCTGCCCTGGGACCCTAGCCTGTCCGGTTGCGCTCAGCGCCCTCAGAGCACCGGGCCGACGCCCAAGAGACCCTCTGACTCGGCCAGGGCTCCTGGAGGGCCGATCGCCCACCCGCCCCGGCCCGCTTAA